The Conexivisphaerales archaeon genomic interval CGAATCTGCTCAGCAAGGAATCTGTAAGAGAGCTGGCAAGAAAAGTGACAAAGAATGCAAAGGCATCTGTGAAAGGGTTCAGAAAGAGGGTTGGGCTGAGCGAAGAAAAGGCATACAAGGCGAAGTGGGGAGCGGTGGAAAGGGAGCTTCTAGAAAATGTCGAGATAGCTACTATGATATCCTCTCTGAAGGAGATAGAGAACGACCTTACAGCCTCCTTCGGGAAAGAAGCCTTACCTTTCAGACTGATGGCTCTTCACCTGTCAGCCGAGGAGAAATTCTATGCAAACACAGATGGCAGCAGGATAGAAAGCAGAGTACCCAGGGTTGGTCTCTTCGCAATACTGACAGGTATCGAATCAGGTAATGTCGTTCAGAGGTTCGTCCAGACAGGAAGGTCCGGAGGCTGGGAGGTCTTCGAGGAGGGCAGATTCAGGGAGAGGGTCAAGGAAGAGGCATCTACTGTGCTCAAGATACTGAAATCTGCTGAGAAATTCCAGCCTGGCAAGTTCGATGTTATAGTCGGACCTGAGGTCGCTGGCATCATGACCCACGAATCTGTCGGTCATCCTGGAGAAGCTGACAGAATTCTTGGCAGGGAGGGTGCCCAGGCAGGTGAATCATACCTTTCTTCATCGGATATTGGAAGGCAGGTCGGTAACGAAAACGCCACGATTATAGACGACCCAACCATACCAGGCAGCTCCGGCTATTACCTTTATGACGACGAGGGTGTCAAAGCAAAGAAGAGAGTTCTCATCAGTAAGGGAAAGATAAACGAATTCCTGCACAACAGGGAGACTGCCAAGGAGTTGGGCCT includes:
- a CDS encoding TldD/PmbA family protein; this translates as NLLSKESVRELARKVTKNAKASVKGFRKRVGLSEEKAYKAKWGAVERELLENVEIATMISSLKEIENDLTASFGKEALPFRLMALHLSAEEKFYANTDGSRIESRVPRVGLFAILTGIESGNVVQRFVQTGRSGGWEVFEEGRFRERVKEEASTVLKILKSAEKFQPGKFDVIVGPEVAGIMTHESVGHPGEADRILGREGAQAGESYLSSSDIGRQVGNENATIIDDPTIPGSSGYYLYDDEGVKAKKRVLISKGKINEFLHNRETAKELGLNSNAAARANQYSVEPIVRMANTYVEPGDMQFEEMVKEVKDGVIIKNFMEWNIDDKRFNQRYVGHEAYRIINGEIRGMVRNPILEVTTPRLWSSIAAKSRDLIFDSATCGKGDPSQGIPVWHGGPYMLLKDMHLGAR